The Cannabis sativa cultivar Pink pepper isolate KNU-18-1 chromosome 8, ASM2916894v1, whole genome shotgun sequence genomic interval CATCTTTTAACTGTGTTTGTTAACTTTATTCCATCCCATTCTAAGATCCAAGTCAATAAACCCATTTGTCAACCGCACATATTTTTCTCTGAGCTCCAATTTTTGATTGAGTACTAGAGCTTCTGTTCTGTTCTGGTTTTCCCTCGTTGAAGCTAAAACAACTAGGTAGCTTTTCTTTCAATCATTTCTCATAttatcattcttttttttttttgttcaattttttGTATTAAATTGTTCCACTTTGGTTTTATGATTTTGGGTATTTGTTGATTTTCtcttcttttattgtttttctcTTTATAGGGATAGGATTCCATTGTATTATCAAGAGGGTAACCAAATTTTTTGAAGGTTAAATGCTTTGTGGTTTTTCCATTAAAAATCTTTCTAGTTTGGTGGTGAAGGGTTTTGGAGTTCATCAAAGAAAGGTTTTTTATCTTGAGTCTTTGTGATTGTTCTTTTGGGTTTTGCTTCTTCTATGGCTATGGCAGATTTTAAATCTGTGTTTCCGGAGTTTGAAGGGGAAGATAAGTTAATTGCTGCGGCTAAACACATATCTAGGGAATTGAGCTCCAATAAGGGGCTTACAGATGAAGCTAGGAGAATTTTGATTAATCTTGGTACTCAATTGTCATCCATTTCCTTAACTGATGAGACTAAGAGTGAGAAGGTTTGTGAGATCAAAATGATTGAAAATCAACTTGATTCTGTTGAAGAGAAGGTTAGGATTTGGGAAACAGATCAGTCTATGATTTGGGATTCTGGGATGGATGAGTTTGATGAGTATCTTGATGCTGCTGAGGAGGCTAGGAAATTGACTCTAAGGTTAGAGAGTTTGTCTTTGAATCAAGATGAGGGTGGTGATGAAAAGAATGAGCTGCAAAGAAAGTCTTATGATATTCTTCAAACAACAATGGATAGACTTGAGGAAGAGTTTAAATACATACTTGTTCAGAGTAGCCAACCCTTTGAGCCTGAACACATGTCGTTTCGTTCGAGTGAGGAGGACACTCTGGATGAGAGCTCCATGAACTCTTTTGGGGATGATTCAGTTGAGGAATCTCTTCAAAGAGATAGTCTCAGCAGAATCTCTGATGAATTGATTGTGGATTTGGTCAATCCTGATGTGATTCCTGAGCTAAGAAGTATTGTGAATTTGATGTTCAACTCGAAATACGATCGTGAATGCATTCAAGCATATACTAATGTCCGGAAGGATGCTTTGGATGAGTGCTTGTTCATTCTTGAGATGGAGAAGCTAAGCATTGAGGATGTAATCAGGGCTGAGTGGGGTAGTTTGAACTCCAAGATCAGGAGATGGATTCGTGCTATGAAGATCTTTGTTCGGGTTTATCTTGCTAGTGAAAAATTGCTATGTGATCAGATTTTCGGGGAGCTTGGATCCATCAGTTCAGTTTGTTTTGTTGAATTATCAAAGACCTCAATGTTGCAGCTTCTGAATTTCGCAGAAGCCATGTCAATTGGCCCTCAAAAACCAGAGAAGTTGATTCGGATTATTGACATGTATGAGGTGCTTGCTGATCTCATTCCTGAAATAGAAGCCTTTTACGTGGAAGAATCTGGTTCTTCCATAACCATGGAATGTCATGAGGTTCTAAGCAGATTGGGGGACTGTGTGAAGGTGACTTTCATCGAATTCAAGAATGCCATTGCTTCTAACCACTCTGCAAATCCTATATCAGGAGGGGGAATCCATCCTCTAACCAGATATGTCATGAACTACTTAAGGACACTTACTGACTACAGTGAGACCCTCAACTTTCTTTTCAAGAACATTGATGAAGAAGTTGATCAGTTCACAATATTGTCTCCTGAAAGTAGTCCAACTTTTAGAGAAGAGGAGAAAAGAATTAGACTTTCCCCATTGGCTCAGAATTTAATGTCAGTAAGTGAAGTTCTTGAAGGAAACCTTGAATCCAGGTCCAAATTATACAAGGATGTTTCATTACAACACTTTTTCTTGATGAACAACATTTATTATATGACTCAGAAGGTCAAAGGGTCTGAACTAAGGCCTATATTTGGAGATGGTTGGATTAGACATCACAACTGGAAATTCCAACACCATGAAATGGACTACCAAAGAGCTAGTTGGGGTCCAATCCTTTCTTTATTGAAGGATGAAGGAATACAAAATCCTGGTTCGAACTCCGTCTCAAAGATTGTTCTCAAGGAGAGGTTCAGGAGCTTCTATCTTGCTTTCGAGGAAATTTACAGGACTCAATCAGCATGGATTATTCCTGATGCTGAGCTTAGAGAAGACCTGCGAATCTCGACATCTCTAAGAGTAATCCAGGCTTACAGGACATTTGAGGGAAGGCATTCTACTCACATTAGTGATAAGTACATCAAGTACAATGCTAATGATTTGGAGAATTATCTTTTGGATCTGTTTGAGGGATCACCTAAAATATTACACTGTCCAAGCAGAAGGTGATCTTGCTTAATGTATGAAACATAAACTTGTGTTTTTCAATTAGTCTTTTGCTAGCTCTTGTTTGATAAATAAACAGGGTTAGGACTTAGGCTGAGTGTAGTCTTTTCCCCCATTTAAGAACAAGGGGAGAGATATGATTGTTACCTTATTACTTCCATATACATGATGTTGTATGGTTTCAAAAGTTTACTGTTATCATTTGTTAATtcatatttaatcaatcaaataaTATTTGGGACTAACTGGCTTGGATAAGTTTGGGAAATTTGTTtgttcttagatatttttttttctttgaaatgtCTAACCAGGTCAAACTGTTGGCTCAACTGCCCAAAATGCCATTAAAAGCAATATAGATAAGCTTTCACAGGTCTTGTCTGGCACACTACTTTTGTAGAAATTGAAGCCAACTTGGTATTTGAACATTAAATACACATACCCAAGTGGGTTTTACTTGCATTGCATCTCATCAAGTTGATACTTCATGTCATTTTCATAAGTCGTGACTACAGTAATAATGGTTATATAGCCAACTGAGAAGgtaaatgacaaaaaaaaaataacaaaactagAAACTAGAAAAAATCACTAGTACTTTATAATTTTGATGTACGTCAACACTGGACAAGAAAGGGAGTTTTTGTTTATTGATGAAGGAAAGGGAGTTTTTGTTTATTGATGAAGGAAAGGGAGCTTTTGTTGTGAGTGGGAAAGTCTCCATCTCAGCAATGGGGTCTGAGTCTGAGCTTGAAATTAACTTTCTTTCGTGTAAAATGGCCTACACAACCTACTCTTACTTGCCagcatttatatttttaattgagtagtttgcggtataaatacccaataaatacctaaatttaatttgttacgataataatacttaagtcaTATTTTTTGAACTCTGTAAATATCTGAACATTAAATGTCAAATCATTATCcacgtgttatttttttattggtacatataaattattttaaaaaataaaaataaaaattcatgacTTGGACCAATTAGAGATTACCACGTggcaatttatttaatatttaacaaCTAAATACTTACagagttctaaaaatataaattaagtattattgccgccaaaaattaaacttaagtatttatttgcaactaaaagttaaacttaagtatttatgatgTAGTAGTGCTCAATCAaaattgtaatggtcaaatggTCCAACATGTTGACCATTGCCGCATGGAAAATTTGCCAAATGGCACCAGAACTGGCCAACTTGGAAAAGGATTAATTCTGACTTTGGGACAtagaaaataaatcaaaatgagaTGCCATGGAAGTGGTTAATTCAATGAGCTTACAAACAATTCTTCTGATTGACAGactattattttctaatttccaGTGTGGCAGTGTGTTAGTAAAAACAACTGCCAATGAAAGTTTTGACTTTTCATGTGAGACAGAATTGTTGTTACCCCATTTAATTGGACCATAAAGTGATGATGAACTATTTTTGAAAGATGTTTAACATTCTTCGTTGAacatgaattaaaaaaaaattgtttcttAAGCAACCAAAATATTGAAAATCGTTTAAAGCACTAATTACcagaagaaaaacaaactatTGGGGTCAGAAATTTAAGCTAATAAAAAAGAAACCTTATGAATGACCAacagtttattattttatttatttaatctaaAACTCCAATAACAAAACGTCACATCAAAATGGCTAATGATTTCCTATATTAGCATTTCTCAATAGAAAAGTATAATTTCAAAAGATGAGATCAGTAGTGATGTAATGATGTGATCAGGTCGTGATTATGTATATGTTAAAACATTATATTATCTAGTAAAAACGATAACGAAAGCTTATAGTGATGAAAAAAGGAAAACCTTACCCTTACAACACAGGACGTCTCCTTTCTTTTTCCTGGGCTTAACATGGAAGTTAGTCATTTACACGTACGGTCAAAAACTAATTCCCTCTCCCTCTCCCTCTCCCTAGCAAAAAATCGAAAAGaagaaacgaaaaaaaaaaaaaacaaaacaaaaggagCTCCATCTGCATGGATTTCACAATCTTCGATCGACAACAATCAACCAGTTCCAACAACTGATAGTTCATAAAGCCCAGAATGGTTTCCGAGCTGCCATAGAAACTGAAGTTTCCCTAGAGGACTCTTTGCTAGTTTCCTCAGAGCCATTGTCTTCCTCGTGGTCGTCGtcgtcatcatcatcatcatcaccgtATTCCATTAGCTTTACCAAAGTATCTGAAATAATTAAGGGTATAAGATAAAACTACCGATATACTTGAATCAAAACACATTGGAATACAACCTTGACATGAACGACTGTTGTGATCCATCCCAAGATTACCATAAATCATGCCATGTTAAACTAATCAAAGAGTTTGTCTACATACCAGGGACGGAATCGGATTTAGTTTTGCTTAGGATATTGGCCTTGTCTTGTGTTTTCACAGAAGATGATGAAGCAAATTTTGGCGGGGGAGGTGGAGGAGCCATAGTTCTTGGTGGGGGAGGTGGAGGAGCCATGGTTCTTGGCGGGGGAGGTGGCATCTCACGTGATGCCGTTGATAGCAACATCTTTGGAGCTGGCATAGTTGACACATTTCTAACATCCACATCTGTTGATACTTGAGCTGCTTGTAAATGTTCTGAACCCTGCAgagttagaagaaaaaaaagtacaaaaaaaaCACTAGCTACCTTAAATTCAGTAGATAATAGAAGCATTCAAGTTGATAACATATCTTAAAAGTTAAAAGTTAATAAGCAACACtggggaaaaaaaaaacacatttatCAGAAATATGCATAAATACATACACACATGCATAGGTACATTTCCAGAATCATAAGCTGGAAATGGATCACACAAGAAAATGTAACCAAAGAAATGGAACCAAAGGAAAAGTAACACATCATGAAGTGCAAATGCTCGACGGAAAAAAATGAAAACCATCACTCATCTGAACCCTGTTAATTTTCTTCTTCAGCATGTATGTATGCAAGATAAGCTAAAAGaaattcttaaaagaaaaaaagctaCATTCTTAAGACTACCAAATCATACAAGCTAGGACCTAGGAAATACATCTCTAGCAAAGGTTATGAGCTCATTTAGAATTGTTTTCTTGACAAAGCGAATGTGAATGTCCATTAATCAATATAAGGTGATAGTATTTTCATGCACAGAACACTTTTCATTGTTAACAACTCCCTCGCCTCACATAAAATTGTACTTCCTGTAACTATGAGATGAACTTATTTCCTAAAACTAAGCTTCCCTCCTAAACAATATTTAGGGGCTTGCAAACTGTAGCAATTGCTATGTAGCTACTCAAAATAGACATGGAACCTCAAAACATTTTGGGAGCAAACTACATGTGACTGCTCATCTTTGAATTCACAGAATCCTACGAAAATAATAAGAGCTAGCCTGTGACTTCTCTGTCCATCCTATAAATGAGTTCCCCAACATCAAAAACATGGATTGTGACTGCTCATCAAGAAAGCAAATGTTGGAATAGCAAATAAGAAAACAGAAAATATAGAATCCACTAAAATAATCAGCATGAATGAAACTATAATTAGTTGATGATAAACACTTAAGTGCGGCCTCTTCAGTGGCACCTCCAGATATAAATGCCCTGAAACAATACAAACCAATAGTCCGATAGAGAGGTCCACTATCGGCAAGTTAGCTCGACAGAAGGTCAGAGAAAATACCTGGAATAGTGAGTACGTCAGCACAAaatgataatataatatatcaatggAAAATATAAATtcaattaattacaatttaaaacACTAACAAGATAATATGTGGACTAAAGAGAGACTTATAATATACTATGCGGACTAAAGAGACTTATAAGATTATATGCGGACGTAATATTGATATTGTTGTGATGACAAATAGCATGTATGCTAGTAAGCTACTATGGATACTAAACTATCCAGTAGGTCCTACTAATATcaccaaaaaatatataaataaataaaaactccCAAAATCCAAACTTTTCAGAAAATTCAATGCCAATTTGTTGTTCAAAAATATCAAACAATGCTACTTAATACAGGAGCGTTTTAGCTGCATTCTTTTAAGGACATTATAGCATATTAACTATGACAAAGTAGactgaattaaatatatatttattctaaaATTTTGTCCTTTTCACTCTTCGTCCATATTTTTCCTTAAAAGGTCTTTAAAATGCTAGCAATTATGCTTGCATTTCATAGCTGCACTGAAAGACCCAAATGCAGAAAATGAAAAGGTACCTGAATGGGCTTTGCAAAACCTTTTGAACCAATTGGTAGTTCCTGAAACTTTCGTCTTTGGGGAAGCCGTTTCTCCTTCTCAAAGTTGGAATTGCGCAGCATAGATTCATTTGGTTCTGATATTATGGGGGAAGCAGTAGAACTGACAGGACAAGTTGACTGTCTAAGTGCTAGAGCAACTTGTTGCAAAGGTGTGGCCTGAGGATATATCCCACAATATCCACTATAGCTTGTTCCTCCAGATAACATAGGCAGGGAATGGCTAACTGGGTCTACCTGAGACTGACCACAGTTTAACAACCCTCCAGATTGAGATGTCTTCCCTTGAGGAAAGACAGAAGTGATCCCAGCGATCCTAACTGAGGAAACTGGAGATATTGGAGAAACAACCATTGTCGTTGAAGTGGTCAAACCAGCAGTTGAGCTTGTACTTGCTTCTAAATTACTCACAAAATTCTGAATTCCAGCCAACAACTGCTGTGGTGGGGGAACAGCACTGTATACCTGCTGTGGTGGTGGAACAGCACTATAAACCTTAGAAGAAGAAACCCTGTAACAGCACAAAAATGATCACAAGTTATCTTCTATACAtggtataaataaatataggGCAAAAACAAAATGATAGCCATGAGCAATATCTTTGTAACAACCCAAGCCATTGGATCCTTGAAACATAAATTTAGTACCCACAGAAGAGTCACTCCACAGTAGGTGAACAGATACTTGATGAAAATATATTAGAAAGACAGCTAAATGctttatacatataatacaacAAAAATCTTACACACAATGCTCCATGTTATGTGAAATGCACCTTACTGAGGAAAATATACACACCAAGCTTAAGCCCATGCAATGATCAGAATACACGAATGCATTACTGATTTGTACAAGATGCTAACCTGGAAACACCACACTCTATGCTGATGGTATCCAAAAGGTTTTCTGACAAACGCCTAGCATCTTCAAGACTTTTAGAACTGTGGCTTGACAAGAATAAATGCAGCTGCTGTTGTTCTtctagaagaaaaaaataatgcaCACTAGTTACATCAAGTATAAAAGGTCCAGAGCAACAGTACAAATTAAAGTCATATTGCATGAGTTAGCACCTTCAATAGGCAGGCTTCCAGTACTTCCTGAACCACGACCTCTGAGGATGACCGTAGCTCCTGTTTCATTCATAATGTGATTTATATACTGGTCCTGTATGTACAAAACCGAACCACCAccaacacaaaaaaaaacaatcctCCCAATTGTATGGAGATGTCAGAGAAAGCTCCAAAGATTAGAATCTCTCATCTTCATCATGTACATTATAACTATAAAACATAATACGAAGGAAAAATGCAGGAAAATGCAGAAAATACTAAATGTTACAGACAGCCTTATGGCAGAGATCTCAAACAGTGTGTGACTGAAGAGAACCTCAACTGCTAGCATAAATTGCAGAGTAGAGTATTTAAAAAGGTAATCTATTTTTATCAGCTTCTAGAAACATCGACGGGGAAACTATAGCTGATATTCTAATCATGGAGAAGACACTACCAAATCCATCAAATTATGGTCAAAATTATAGGATTTGGAGAATGGACAGAGGAAGGGTTGACGGGGAGCTTACATTTGGGCCGCGAATACGAGCAGCAATGTTTAATGAAGGGTCTGCATCAAAACCCAAAAATATGGACATGCTCAGTGCATGAGTGCCCTGATTCAAAGAGAAGAGTATTAGTCATCATTACACATTAGCATATAAAAGCTGCTAAGGTGATTCAAACGTACCTTTGTTCCATTGCTCAATGGATGAAGAGTGGAACTTATTGCCTGTACATTTTGATCCGGTTTCAGCATTTCTTCCACCATGGCAGCTGCACGATCAACAGCTAAAATTCTCTCAGCCATGTCTTTTAACTGCAAAAGACGTCATTGTAACAAAACCAAAAGCATACTCATTTCATTATAAGtatcaaaaatcaaattttaaaccATATGTTGCTGGTTAAACATGAAACAAGGGTATAAGCAGACGGCATCCCATCAAAACTTAAACAATTTCTACTACTTATAACATTATGCACAATCATAAACAAGCCCCTGCCATAAAAAGATGAACAATATaacgaaaaaataaaattttcagatACTCATTTATACTGTATATAAAAGTGATAAATCCATACTTGAGCCCCAGCAGAGATGTGAAGATACAATGGCTTTTCACCATCACTAGGTGCATTTGGCGGACGATACTTGCCTCTGCAAAGGCAATTAAGTAAATGAATTAATTACACGCAAGATACATGACCATGAGAGTTCCTTTGGTCTTCTAAGAAAACTACAAACCTGGTTATCACTACAGCACCAGTGCACCTCTGAATCTGCAAGTCAAATATCATGATCAATTAGTGTCACAAAAAAGACTAAACTGAATCAGAAGAGCACCTATTAATGGCGATTCATTTAATCTCAAGAAAAAAGCTTGAATTAATCACCTCCTCTTGTGTTTGACGCTTAGTAAGCTTGTAGCGAACAGTAGACTCTGCCTCGTTTATTACAATTTCTCGTGCTATTAACTCATCTTGGACCTTTGGCTAAATAGAAAACCATTTAAAAACAGATAAATAATTGAGAAACAAATACAAAATTCAACAGCAACATTGTTAAgagtttagaatatttaattGAGGCTGTGCAGCACAGCATTTGCAAATATGAAATTCGCTCAAGATAAACAAAAATGTATattatttgtgtgtgtgtgtgtgtgtgtgtgtgtgttttcaTTCATATAATAGATACTGAAAAATTTATTGATGTAACACATGCAATACAGTACAAATAGAAAATAAGGTAAAATCCAAAGAAGTAACTAtcataatgttatttaaaaagTTCAAAACACACAAAACTAAGAAAGTAAGTCACACTCAGGATTCAATTACAGCAAATTATTTAACTAGCTAAAGTAAAGTCTACAAACTAACAAACTAGGGGGGTGGGGGGGAGGAGATGATGACGATTTTCCTCAACCCCTAAAAAACCTGCTTTTCTGGGTAAAATTAACCACTGCTAAGTGTTAGCTATTTCCAAAATTTACATACATAATCAACCAATATAAAATACAGAAAGAGGAGTGATCAGTACTAAATTACAATGTTTCAAAGCAACAGGCATATTATTGTGGGAGTTTTTTAGTAACTTGGTGTACTGTTAGTCTCATCTAGAAGCCTGATAGTTAAAACAGGTATGTCTAGTCAGCTCTCGAGGTAGTTAAGTTAGTTAACTACTCGGGTACCCCTCATATTGAGTTGCCTATATAAGGATTTGTGTATTACTTCTCTAGGTGACGATTTAGAGAGTGGATTTAGATGAAAAACAGATTGTATTGTGTGAGGAGGAATGCTAAAGAGATAGTGTGTGTTTGATCACTATACTCTCAAATGTGAGTTGATTTGTAAAGTGGATGACATCAATGTTCCTTCCGGAAATTAGTCACCACAAAAAAGGGTGATGTCATTAAACCTTGTCTCAAATTCATTTAGttttaactaattaaattctGGTTTTATGTTCATTACTTGATCATTGCATTTGAGTACTACAATTCttgttttattttgattctTGATAGGTGTTAATTCACCACAATTACAAATGAAGAAATTAAAAAGTGGAAGGTGGGAAACAAAATCTGGGATCTTACTTGAACTATCTTTGGGACCATAGCAGCAATATGTTGCTGTATCAAAGGGGGTGAAATGACCTGGGTTACATTACTACAGCTAGCCATAAGTGGGTTCATCAATAGAGCAGATGAAACAGGAGTTGCACCAGGAACTGTAATCCCACCACCCAGAGATCCAATTACACCCAATGGCACAATCCCAGGAACTGTAAACCCAGCTGAAACCAATGACTCTGCAGGCTGATCCCATTTCCTTTTCTTTCTGTAAAATAATtgctaaatattaaaattttgtgGCAAAAATCATAAATCAACTTCAAACCCTTAAAGATGAAACATTTCCACGCAAATACTAATCCCCAATAATGAATATTGACAAATAAATGAAATTGAGACACTTCCATAAACTCTAAAActtagggtttgaaaattgaaagGGGATTAAGGGTAGGGTACATACCTTTGCCTTGTTTGTGATGATTCGTCCGAAGTAACTGTGGGGACTTTCTCCTCTGCCATTGTTGATAACAAATAATTGGTTTGTTTTCTGGAATTTTGTTGTTGGATACTGAGAAAGTACTAGTGAaattatttttggtatttttgggaaaaataaaaacatttaaTGCAGAAATATAGTATGGCTGGAATAGCTCAGATGGCCAGAGCGTGGCTGTTAGCCACAAGGTCGGAGGTTCGAGCCCTCCTTCGAgcgttttttattttaatgtgttcTTATTATCGACTGTTTTTAAAAAGACTGGGGCATTCCGAGAATTGAACTCGGGACCTCTCGCACCCTAAGCGAGAATCATACCACTAGACCAAATGCCCTTTAATGAGAAGACTTGCTTTGTTTATCAAAATGTACTAAAAGCATATTTGGTTTGTTATCATTGTAATGAAATCATGATTGCAAttctagcattttttttttacttttaactcTTGTGatggtattttattttatttgtatgaaaatgattacatttttatatttgaatCCTTATGACAATTACTTAACATATTATATAGTTATATTACTCTTATTTTATACTTTTTCTTACTAAGAAGAATAATTTTGTCAATTTACCACCTATTCAAATATTCATTGGAATAACAAACTAAatataataatcaatttttattacaaCTCTTATTCCATTATGCAATCTATATTTTCGAAGATGGCCATGTGTACTTTCATAATCCAAACTAATCAACACAGGCCTAACTATGGGCTAAGCTTGTAAAAGGAGTTGAGTCACAGCTCCAGATCTAAGGCAACTCCAATTATCATAAGAATTGAGTTTCCTAGATTTTGGAAGGACATTTTACCCAGATAGAGATAGAAAGCCTAACATGGACAGCATCCGAAATCTCTAAGTGGTACTTCTGAAAGAGCAATTAAATAGGTGTCCAGAAGATGGCTGATATGGCGCTCCATTAATTTTTCATCCCTTGATATTAGGACCATGTTCCCTACGATAGACCCTAAGATTGCAAGTACCATAAAAGTAAACATGCCTTTTGTCCAATAGCCATTACTTTAGGGGTgttcaataaaatttacaaaccgcTCAACTcgaataaaccgcccaaaccaaaTCAAATAAACCAAtaaaaaagtcaacccgaaataataaaaaataagaagacCTAAAGGCGATACCCTTGAGGGATTAATTGGTACGAGGCAAAGTcctacaaaaactaaaaaatctaTAAAATAATTTTGCGACGGAGCATCGCTATAGACATTAGGTGAGTCTGGATCCACGCCCCAAATCCTCCATAATTATGGTTGGGGGTTTTGGTTTCTCGGGCCAAGCGATGAAAAACCCCAAGCTCTCGGGGCACGATTCCATTCTCATCTACGATAGTGCCCAAGTGATGGAGACATCCCATTGACGAGTGCAATTCTTATGCTTCCCAACCAGTGGCTCGATGCATATAGTTCGTGATTGGGAATGGATGCTATATCACCACTGATAATGGCACCACAGGGTATCGTGGGGGCCACAACCTCAGAAGAGGAAGTGTCTTGAGCTTCAAGATTCGATATTTTGGTCTCAGAGTAAAGTTCTAATATTTCTTTGTCGAATGCGTGAAAACTATGTTTATGAAGATCCCTCAAAATGTCACTCATTTGAAAAAGCAAGAATTCATCCAGTAGTTAGCCCCTATATCAAACCCtaaataagaaaaggaaaaagggGTCCCCTAAAAGGAAGTTACACCACTCAAGAATCCTTCTGACACCCTGCAATTAATGGCATCAAAACCGAATAAGAAATTGAATCATTTTCATCTTGAAAAATTGCAAAACACACTGCTCGAGTATAGTCTAGTTGGGCAATGGATGCCTCTTGTCTATTCTTCTCCGCGAGTATAGTCGACCGAGAGAAGGGTACAGGAGGACTGCCGGAGCATAACACACTGCTCGAGGctaaaaatattgtatatgcatttAATACAACATGGAGAAGAGCATCCAACACTTTATGCTGAATAGACGTGCTTAAGAGTTTAAAcccataatttttaaatttcgcGAGACCCCATACAATACATCAATTGACAACTGCATAAATGACCTGTCAAGTCATAAATAAGGGATAAGTCAAAATCCCACTAAACACCAATAGACAATCCAAATACATAATAAAAGTAGGCAATCATGCTCTAAGATTAGATTTGAGAAATTATGCAAAGCATGATTCATACAAACACGGCAATAGTGATATTTTTACCACTGTAATGAGCCTATAAATACACCAATGAATGTACAGAAAAAGGGGCAGTTCGAAAATTCTCTGTAATAAACACTCTCATTAATATAACAACTCGTGTACTAAGACTCATTAATGACGCAACTATTTA includes:
- the LOC115699304 gene encoding protein RIK isoform X1, which gives rise to MAEEKVPTVTSDESSQTRQRKKRKWDQPAESLVSAGFTVPGIVPLGVIGSLGGGITVPGATPVSSALLMNPLMASCSNVTQVISPPLIQQHIAAMVPKIVQPKVQDELIAREIVINEAESTVRYKLTKRQTQEEIQRCTGAVVITRGKYRPPNAPSDGEKPLYLHISAGAQLKDMAERILAVDRAAAMVEEMLKPDQNVQAISSTLHPLSNGTKGTHALSMSIFLGFDADPSLNIAARIRGPNDQYINHIMNETGATVILRGRGSGSTGSLPIEEEQQQLHLFLSSHSSKSLEDARRLSENLLDTISIECGVSRVSSSKVYSAVPPPQQVYSAVPPPQQLLAGIQNFVSNLEASTSSTAGLTTSTTMVVSPISPVSSVRIAGITSVFPQGKTSQSGGLLNCGQSQVDPVSHSLPMLSGGTSYSGYCGIYPQATPLQQVALALRQSTCPVSSTASPIISEPNESMLRNSNFEKEKRLPQRRKFQELPIGSKGFAKPIQGSEHLQAAQVSTDVDVRNVSTMPAPKMLLSTASREMPPPPPRTMAPPPPPPRTMAPPPPPPKFASSSSVKTQDKANILSKTKSDSVPDTLVKLMEYGDDDDDDDDDHEEDNGSEETSKESSRETSVSMAARKPFWAL
- the LOC115699304 gene encoding protein RIK isoform X2; amino-acid sequence: MAEEKVPTVTSDESSQTRQRKKRKWDQPAESLVSAGFTVPGIVPLGVIGSLGGGITVPGATPVSSALLMNPLMASCSNVTQVISPPLIQQHIAAMVPKIVQPKVQDELIAREIVINEAESTVRYKLTKRQTQEEIQRCTGAVVITRGKYRPPNAPSDGEKPLYLHISAGAQLKDMAERILAVDRAAAMVEEMLKPDQNVQAISSTLHPLSNGTKGTHALSMSIFLGFDADPSLNIAARIRGPNDQYINHIMNETGATVILRGRGSGSTGSLPIEEQQQLHLFLSSHSSKSLEDARRLSENLLDTISIECGVSRVSSSKVYSAVPPPQQVYSAVPPPQQLLAGIQNFVSNLEASTSSTAGLTTSTTMVVSPISPVSSVRIAGITSVFPQGKTSQSGGLLNCGQSQVDPVSHSLPMLSGGTSYSGYCGIYPQATPLQQVALALRQSTCPVSSTASPIISEPNESMLRNSNFEKEKRLPQRRKFQELPIGSKGFAKPIQGSEHLQAAQVSTDVDVRNVSTMPAPKMLLSTASREMPPPPPRTMAPPPPPPRTMAPPPPPPKFASSSSVKTQDKANILSKTKSDSVPDTLVKLMEYGDDDDDDDDDHEEDNGSEETSKESSRETSVSMAARKPFWAL
- the LOC115699304 gene encoding protein RIK isoform X3 is translated as MAEEKVPTVTSDESSQTRQRKKRKWDQPAESLVSAGFTVPGIVPLGVIGSLGGGITVPGATPVSSALLMNPLMASCSNVTQVISPPLIQQHIAAMVPKIVQPKVQDELIAREIVINEAESTVRYKLTKRQTQEEIQRCTGAVVITRGKYRPPNAPSDGEKPLYLHISAGAQLKDMAERILAVDRAAAMVEEMLKPDQNVQAISSTLHPLSNGTKGTHALSMSIFLGFDADPSLNIAARIRGPNDQYINHIMNETGATVILRGRGSGSTGSLPIEEEQQQLHLFLSSHSSKSLEDARRLSENLLDTISIECGVSRVSSSKVYSAVPPPQQVYSAVPPPQQLLAGIQNFVSNLEASTSSTAGLTTSTTMVVSPISPVSSVRIAGITSVFPQGKTSQSGGLLNCGQSQVDPVSHSLPMLSGGTSYSGYCGIYPQATPLQQVALALRQSTCPVSSTASPIISEPNESMLRNSNFEKEKRLPQRRKFQELPIGSKGFAKPIQVFSLTFCRANLPIVDLSIGLLVCIVSGHLYLEVPLKRPHLSVYHQLIIVSFMLIILVDSIFSVFLFAIPTFAFLMSSHNPCF